A region of Neovison vison isolate M4711 chromosome 7, ASM_NN_V1, whole genome shotgun sequence DNA encodes the following proteins:
- the LOC122912141 gene encoding zinc finger protein 28 homolog isoform X5, translating into MSQSLVTFGDVAVDFSREEWEWLSSAQRTLYRTVMLENYRNLVSLGLCISKPDMISSLEQRNEPWMAKRKLTRGQCPDLKIVPEIKELPAKKDITKEKLPQAVIMGRLTNYSLECSILGENWDYGALFERQPGLVAIANVGVDFSQQLDPARKSVCKNVRWESHGDLGSVGPCVPKPDLVSLLEQGREPWMVRTELTRGLCPGQQSIRETQELFPKQDSFAEVTDRTSNRNVECSTFRGNWDSKGMFERKLVGQETQFRQEAITHNKTLSKEREHTLNKSGRWFHLDISEERVHNHDSVKKNLPKNSVVIKHTGIYAGKKLFKCNECKKTFTQSSSLTVHQRIHTGEKPYKCNECGKAFSDGSSFARHQRCHTGKKPYECIECGKAFIQNTSLIRHWRYYHTGEKPFDCIDCGKAFSDHIGLNQHRRIHTGEKPYKCDICDKSFRYGSSLTVHQRIHTGEKPYECDVCRKAFSHHASLTQHQRVHSGEKPFKCKECGKAFRQNIHLASHLRIHTGEKPFECGDCGKSFSISSQLATHQRIHTGEKPYECKVCSKAFTQKAHLAQHQKTHTGEKPYECKECGKAFSQTTHLIQHQRVHTGEKPYKCSECGKAFGDNSSCSQHQRLHTGQRPYECIECGKAFKTKSSLICHRRSHTGEKPYECSACGKAFSHRQSLSVHQRIHSGKKPYECKECRKTFIQIGHLNQHKRVHTGERSYNYKKSRKVFRQTAHLAHQRIHSGEPSARPSLPSTSNPVDLLPRFLWGQSSLPSP; encoded by the exons ATGTCTCAG AGCTTGGTGACATTTGGGGATGTGGCTGTAGACTTCTCCCGGGAGGAGTGGGAGTGGCTAAGCTCTGCTCAGAGGACTCTGTACCGGACCGTGATGCTGGAGAACTACAGGAACCTGGTGTCGCTGG GACTTTGCATTTCTAAGCCTGATATGATCTCCTCATTGGAACAGAGGAATGAGCCCTGGATGGCGAAGAGAAAGTTGACAAGAGGCCAGTGCCCAG ATTTGAAGATTGTCCCGGAGATCAAGGAGTTGCCTGCAAAGAAGGACATCACTAAAGAGAAGTTACCCCAGGCAGTGATAATGGGGAGACTCACAAACTACAGTCTGGAATGTTCCATTTTAGGGGAAAACTGGGATTATGGTGCCCTGTTTGAAAGGCAGCCC GGCCTGGTGGCCATCGCGAATGTGGGTGTAGACTTCTCCCAGCAGCTGGACCCAGCTCGGAAGAGTGTCTGTAAGAATGTGAGATGGGAGAGCCATGGTGACCTGGGGTCAGTAG GACCCTGTGTTCCTAAACCCGATTTGGTCTCTCTgctggagcaggggagggagccgTGGATGGTGCGAACAGAGCTGACCAGGGGCCTGTGCCCAG GCCAACAATCTATACGTGAGACCCAGGAATTATTTCCAAAGCAAGATTCATTTGCTGAAGTAACCGACAGAACTTCAAACCGAAATGTGGAATGTTCCACTTTTAGAGGAAATTGGGATTCCAAGGGTATGTTTGAAAGGAAGCTGGTAGGTCAGGAGACACAATTCAGGCAAGAGGCAATCACTCATAACAAAACCCTCTCTAAGGAAAGAGAACATACTCTTAATAAATCTGGGAGATGGTTTCATTTGGACATTTCAGAAGAGAGAGTTCATAATCATGACTCAGTTAAGAAAAATTTGCCCAAAAATTCAGTAGTAATAAAACATACAGGAATCTATGCaggaaaaaaacttttcaaatgtAATGAATGTAAGAAAACTTTTACCCAGAGCTCATCCCTTACTgttcatcagagaattcatactggagagaaaccctataaatgtaaCGAATGTGGAAAGGCCTTCAGTGATGGCTCATCCTTTGCTAGACATCAAAGATGTCACACCGGCAAGAAGCCTTATGAATGTAttgaatgtgggaaagctttcatACAGAACACTTCCCTTATCCGTCACTGGAGATATTACCACACTGGGGAGAAACCTTTTGATTGCATTGattgtgggaaagccttcagtgaTCACATAGGACTCAATCAGCACAGGAggattcatactggagagaaaccctacaaATGTGACATATGTGACAAATCCTTTAGATACGGCTCCTCCCTTACTGTGCATCAAAGGattcatactggagaaaaaccatatgagtGTGATGTTTGCAGAAAAGCCTTCAGCCATCATGCGTCACTCACTCAACATCAGAGAGTGCATTCTGGAGAAAAACCTTtcaaatgtaaagaatgtgggaaagctttcaggCAGAACATTCACCTTGCTAGTCATCTGAGGATCCATACCGGAGAGAAACCCTTCGAATGTGGGGATTGCGGTAAATCCTTCAGCATCAGCTCTCAGCTGGCCACTCaccagagaattcatactggagagaagcccTATGAATGTAAGGTTTGTAGTAAAGCCTTCACGCAGAAGGCTCACCTTGCACAGCACCAGAAAACTCATACAGGCGAGAAGCCATACgagtgtaaggaatgtgggaaagccttcagccaAACCACACACCTTATTCAACACCAGAGGGtacacactggagagaaaccctataaatgcagcgagtgtgggaaggcctttgGTGATAATTCATCCTGTTCTCAGCATCAGAGGCTTCATACTGGCCAAAGACCTTACGAATGTATCGAATGTGGGAAGGCATTCAAGACAAAGTCCTCGCTCATTTGTCATCGCAGAagtcatactggagagaaaccttatgaatgtagTGCCTGTGGCAAAGCCTTCAGCCATCGTCAGTCCCTTAGTGTCCATCAGAGAATTCATTCTGGAAAGAAACCTTATGAATGCAAAGAATGTAGGAAAACCTTCATCCAGATCGGACACCTTAATCAACATAAGAGAGTCCACACTGGGGAGAGATCCTATAACTATAAGAAAAGCAGGAAAGTCTTCAGGCAGACCGCACACCTTgctcatcagagaattcatagtGGGGAGCCTTCTGCACGCCCCTCTTTACCTTCCACATCAAATCCTGTGGATCTGCTTCCCAGATTTCTCTGGGGTCAGTCCTCGCTCCCGTCACCATAG
- the LOC122912141 gene encoding zinc finger protein 28 homolog isoform X1 has protein sequence MLENYRNLVSLGLCISKPDMISSLEQRNEPWMAKRKLTRGQCPDLKIVPEIKELPAKKDITKEKLPQAVIMGRLTNYSLECSILGENWDYGALFERQPGLVAIANVGVDFSQQLDPARKSVCKNVRWESHGDLGSVGPCVPKPDLVSLLEQGREPWMVRTELTRGLCPGQQSIRETQELFPKQDSFAEVTDRTSNRNVECSTFRGNWDSKGMFERKLVGQETQFRQEAITHNKTLSKEREHTLNKSGRWFHLDISEERVHNHDSVKKNLPKNSVVIKHTGIYAGKKLFKCNECKKTFTQSSSLTVHQRIHTGEKPYKCNECGKAFSDGSSFARHQRCHTGKKPYECIECGKAFIQNTSLIRHWRYYHTGEKPFDCIDCGKAFSDHIGLNQHRRIHTGEKPYKCDICDKSFRYGSSLTVHQRIHTGEKPYECDVCRKAFSHHASLTQHQRVHSGEKPFKCKECGKAFRQNIHLASHLRIHTGEKPFECGDCGKSFSISSQLATHQRIHTGEKPYECKVCSKAFTQKAHLAQHQKTHTGEKPYECKECGKAFSQTTHLIQHQRVHTGEKPYKCSECGKAFGDNSSCSQHQRLHTGQRPYECIECGKAFKTKSSLICHRRSHTGEKPYECSACGKAFSHRQSLSVHQRIHSGKKPYECKECRKTFIQIGHLNQHKRVHTGERSYNYKKSRKVFRQTAHLAHQRIHSGEPSARPSLPSTSNPVDLLPRFLWGQSSLPSP, from the exons ATGCTGGAGAACTACAGGAACCTGGTGTCGCTGG GACTTTGCATTTCTAAGCCTGATATGATCTCCTCATTGGAACAGAGGAATGAGCCCTGGATGGCGAAGAGAAAGTTGACAAGAGGCCAGTGCCCAG ATTTGAAGATTGTCCCGGAGATCAAGGAGTTGCCTGCAAAGAAGGACATCACTAAAGAGAAGTTACCCCAGGCAGTGATAATGGGGAGACTCACAAACTACAGTCTGGAATGTTCCATTTTAGGGGAAAACTGGGATTATGGTGCCCTGTTTGAAAGGCAGCCC GGCCTGGTGGCCATCGCGAATGTGGGTGTAGACTTCTCCCAGCAGCTGGACCCAGCTCGGAAGAGTGTCTGTAAGAATGTGAGATGGGAGAGCCATGGTGACCTGGGGTCAGTAG GACCCTGTGTTCCTAAACCCGATTTGGTCTCTCTgctggagcaggggagggagccgTGGATGGTGCGAACAGAGCTGACCAGGGGCCTGTGCCCAG GCCAACAATCTATACGTGAGACCCAGGAATTATTTCCAAAGCAAGATTCATTTGCTGAAGTAACCGACAGAACTTCAAACCGAAATGTGGAATGTTCCACTTTTAGAGGAAATTGGGATTCCAAGGGTATGTTTGAAAGGAAGCTGGTAGGTCAGGAGACACAATTCAGGCAAGAGGCAATCACTCATAACAAAACCCTCTCTAAGGAAAGAGAACATACTCTTAATAAATCTGGGAGATGGTTTCATTTGGACATTTCAGAAGAGAGAGTTCATAATCATGACTCAGTTAAGAAAAATTTGCCCAAAAATTCAGTAGTAATAAAACATACAGGAATCTATGCaggaaaaaaacttttcaaatgtAATGAATGTAAGAAAACTTTTACCCAGAGCTCATCCCTTACTgttcatcagagaattcatactggagagaaaccctataaatgtaaCGAATGTGGAAAGGCCTTCAGTGATGGCTCATCCTTTGCTAGACATCAAAGATGTCACACCGGCAAGAAGCCTTATGAATGTAttgaatgtgggaaagctttcatACAGAACACTTCCCTTATCCGTCACTGGAGATATTACCACACTGGGGAGAAACCTTTTGATTGCATTGattgtgggaaagccttcagtgaTCACATAGGACTCAATCAGCACAGGAggattcatactggagagaaaccctacaaATGTGACATATGTGACAAATCCTTTAGATACGGCTCCTCCCTTACTGTGCATCAAAGGattcatactggagaaaaaccatatgagtGTGATGTTTGCAGAAAAGCCTTCAGCCATCATGCGTCACTCACTCAACATCAGAGAGTGCATTCTGGAGAAAAACCTTtcaaatgtaaagaatgtgggaaagctttcaggCAGAACATTCACCTTGCTAGTCATCTGAGGATCCATACCGGAGAGAAACCCTTCGAATGTGGGGATTGCGGTAAATCCTTCAGCATCAGCTCTCAGCTGGCCACTCaccagagaattcatactggagagaagcccTATGAATGTAAGGTTTGTAGTAAAGCCTTCACGCAGAAGGCTCACCTTGCACAGCACCAGAAAACTCATACAGGCGAGAAGCCATACgagtgtaaggaatgtgggaaagccttcagccaAACCACACACCTTATTCAACACCAGAGGGtacacactggagagaaaccctataaatgcagcgagtgtgggaaggcctttgGTGATAATTCATCCTGTTCTCAGCATCAGAGGCTTCATACTGGCCAAAGACCTTACGAATGTATCGAATGTGGGAAGGCATTCAAGACAAAGTCCTCGCTCATTTGTCATCGCAGAagtcatactggagagaaaccttatgaatgtagTGCCTGTGGCAAAGCCTTCAGCCATCGTCAGTCCCTTAGTGTCCATCAGAGAATTCATTCTGGAAAGAAACCTTATGAATGCAAAGAATGTAGGAAAACCTTCATCCAGATCGGACACCTTAATCAACATAAGAGAGTCCACACTGGGGAGAGATCCTATAACTATAAGAAAAGCAGGAAAGTCTTCAGGCAGACCGCACACCTTgctcatcagagaattcatagtGGGGAGCCTTCTGCACGCCCCTCTTTACCTTCCACATCAAATCCTGTGGATCTGCTTCCCAGATTTCTCTGGGGTCAGTCCTCGCTCCCGTCACCATAG
- the LOC122912141 gene encoding zinc finger protein 28 homolog isoform X8, giving the protein MSQSLVTFGDVAVDFSREEWEWLSSAQRTLYRTVMLENYRNLVSLGLCISKPDMISSLEQRNEPWMAKRKLTRGQCPDLKIVPEIKELPAKKDITKEKLPQAVIMGRLTNYSLECSILGENWDYGALFERQPGLVAIANVGVDFSQQLDPARKSVCKNVRWESHGDLGSVGPCVPKPDLVSLLEQGREPWMVRTELTRGLCPACFLDVFQANNLYVRPRNYFQSKIHLLK; this is encoded by the exons ATGTCTCAG AGCTTGGTGACATTTGGGGATGTGGCTGTAGACTTCTCCCGGGAGGAGTGGGAGTGGCTAAGCTCTGCTCAGAGGACTCTGTACCGGACCGTGATGCTGGAGAACTACAGGAACCTGGTGTCGCTGG GACTTTGCATTTCTAAGCCTGATATGATCTCCTCATTGGAACAGAGGAATGAGCCCTGGATGGCGAAGAGAAAGTTGACAAGAGGCCAGTGCCCAG ATTTGAAGATTGTCCCGGAGATCAAGGAGTTGCCTGCAAAGAAGGACATCACTAAAGAGAAGTTACCCCAGGCAGTGATAATGGGGAGACTCACAAACTACAGTCTGGAATGTTCCATTTTAGGGGAAAACTGGGATTATGGTGCCCTGTTTGAAAGGCAGCCC GGCCTGGTGGCCATCGCGAATGTGGGTGTAGACTTCTCCCAGCAGCTGGACCCAGCTCGGAAGAGTGTCTGTAAGAATGTGAGATGGGAGAGCCATGGTGACCTGGGGTCAGTAG GACCCTGTGTTCCTAAACCCGATTTGGTCTCTCTgctggagcaggggagggagccgTGGATGGTGCGAACAGAGCTGACCAGGGGCCTGTGCCCAG CTTGTTTTCTCGATGTCTTTCAGGCCAACAATCTATACGTGAGACCCAGGAATTATTTCCAAAGCAAGATTCATTTGCTGAAGTAA